One window from the genome of Streptomyces sp. NBC_01476 encodes:
- a CDS encoding alpha/beta fold hydrolase: MPEKTWEKAGLVGAAIGVVAAGAAAGVAIERATVGRGTRRRARLALDAAGPYGTLRGTPGTVIAEDGTELYYETEEADPPPPAPEPPARRGRGWLRRQPAGKDRPKPPGPPVTVVFSHGYCLTQDSWHFQRAALRGAVRAVYWDQRSHGRSERGRDQTSGKTATIDQLGRDLKAVLDAAVPEGPVVLVGHSMGGMTVMAFADQFPEYVRERVAGVAFISTSAGKLAAVTLGLPAAGARAFRLLAPGVLRILGSQVDFVERTRRATADLFAGFIKRYSFGSDDVDPAVERFAERLIESTPIDVVAEFYPAFTEHEKGAALAVLDGVPGLVLAGTKDLLTPSAHSADIAEKLPEAELIIVEGAGHLVLMERPALVNAALARLIAEAAESVRAPVAQRLRELTTAPDA; this comes from the coding sequence ATGCCTGAGAAGACGTGGGAGAAGGCCGGCCTGGTCGGCGCCGCCATCGGTGTGGTCGCCGCGGGCGCCGCCGCAGGAGTCGCGATCGAACGGGCCACCGTGGGCCGCGGCACCCGCCGCCGGGCCCGGCTCGCCCTCGACGCGGCCGGCCCGTACGGCACCCTGCGCGGCACCCCCGGCACGGTGATCGCCGAGGACGGCACCGAGCTGTACTACGAGACCGAGGAGGCCGACCCCCCGCCGCCGGCCCCCGAGCCGCCCGCCCGGCGCGGCCGTGGCTGGCTGCGGCGGCAGCCGGCGGGCAAGGACAGGCCGAAGCCGCCGGGGCCGCCGGTCACGGTGGTCTTCTCGCACGGCTACTGCCTCACCCAGGACTCCTGGCACTTCCAGCGCGCGGCCCTGCGCGGCGCGGTGCGGGCCGTCTACTGGGACCAGCGCAGCCACGGCCGCAGCGAACGCGGCCGCGACCAGACCTCCGGCAAGACCGCCACCATCGACCAGCTCGGCCGGGACCTCAAGGCGGTGCTCGACGCTGCCGTGCCCGAGGGCCCGGTGGTCCTGGTCGGGCACTCCATGGGCGGCATGACGGTGATGGCCTTCGCCGACCAGTTCCCCGAGTACGTCAGGGAGCGGGTGGCCGGCGTCGCCTTCATCTCGACCTCCGCGGGCAAGCTGGCCGCCGTCACGCTGGGGCTGCCGGCCGCCGGCGCGCGGGCCTTCCGCCTGCTGGCGCCGGGGGTGCTGCGGATACTCGGCAGCCAGGTGGACTTCGTGGAGCGCACCCGGCGGGCCACCGCCGACCTCTTCGCGGGCTTCATCAAGCGGTACTCGTTCGGCTCCGACGACGTCGATCCGGCGGTCGAGCGGTTCGCCGAACGGCTGATCGAGAGTACGCCGATCGATGTGGTGGCCGAGTTCTATCCGGCGTTCACCGAGCACGAGAAAGGCGCCGCGCTGGCGGTGCTCGACGGCGTGCCCGGTCTCGTACTCGCCGGTACCAAGGACCTGCTGACGCCGAGCGCGCACAGCGCGGACATCGCCGAGAAGCTGCCGGAGGCCGAGCTGATCATCGTGGAGGGTGCCGGGCATCTGGTGC